One Vigna radiata var. radiata cultivar VC1973A unplaced genomic scaffold, Vradiata_ver6 scaffold_174, whole genome shotgun sequence DNA window includes the following coding sequences:
- the LOC111240898 gene encoding uncharacterized protein LOC111240898: MKIDAQLCIVIKSTIHSSLKQMFRSYETCLEVWAQAKLLYTNDTQRLYGVCQDLFTVIGLRNPGPMAEYLGKVHALLHDFNELLPPASTLAEELEQQSKFFMLLALYGLFDDSSHVRDQILGSPVIPNFTSTCSALLRILSKPMIETSPHIDDSSVMAAQRDDRSQSRKPSRGRPKCDHCGKLGHRIDRCYALHGCPPRSVAMANSDPPP; encoded by the coding sequence atgaaaattgatgccCAATTATGCATCGTCATAAAGTCCACCATTCACTCTTCTCTGAAACAAATGTTTCgatcatatgaaacatgtttagaAGTATGGGCACAAGCGAAGCTATTATACACGAATGACACCCAGcgtctttatggtgtttgtcagGACCTATTCACTGTTATTGGTCTGCGCAATCCTGGTCCCATGGCAGAATATTTGGGTAAGGTTCATGCCCTCCTTCatgattttaatgaactattaCCTCCTGCTTCCACTCTTGCTGAAGAACTGGAACAACAATCAAAGTTCTTCATGCTGTTGGCATTATACGGACTCTTTGATGATTCCTCCCATGTCCGtgatcagattttgggttcTCCTGTCATACCCAACTTCACTTCTACTTGTTCTGCTCTTTTGCGTATTCTGAGCAAGCCAATGATTGAGACATCCCCTCATATTGATGATTCCTCAGTTATGGCTGCCCAACGTGATGATCGAAGTCAGTCCCGCAAGCCAAGTAGAGGACGACCAAAATGTGACCACTGTGGCAAGCTAGGCCATAGAATTGATAGATGTTATGCACTTCATGGATGCCCTCCTCGATCTGTAGCAATGGCTAATTCTGATCCACCTCCTTGA